In Gordonia iterans, the following proteins share a genomic window:
- a CDS encoding NAD-dependent epimerase/dehydratase family protein — MAEQSVSPPRSVLVTGASTFLGGYVVSRLAANPDVERIVAVDSRIPSKSLMRRMGRAEFLRLDIRRPAIAKALASYQVDTVVHAAPSIMDAAAHSPAIKELNVVGSMQVCAACQRTPSVKRLILRSTAMIYGASAADPAYFTESTPARREPRRGYGRDMLDVEGYARGLARRRQDIEVTILRPQAILGPRIATRMSSYLSLPLVPVVIGRQARLQFLHEEDALGALERATLRPVAGTFNLAGDGVVTLAQAVHRAGHVPLPVPAPLIAPLTGVLREGRVPTIRSEQESYLAFGRVLDTTRMRNELRFEPRYTTLETLDDFIERGGTEPLIGAGTWRALERRAVSAATAIQ; from the coding sequence ATGGCTGAGCAGTCTGTGAGTCCGCCCCGGTCGGTCCTGGTCACCGGGGCGTCGACCTTTCTCGGCGGCTACGTCGTCTCGCGCCTTGCCGCGAACCCCGACGTCGAACGCATCGTCGCCGTCGACTCCCGGATCCCCAGCAAGAGCCTGATGCGCCGGATGGGCCGGGCCGAATTCCTCCGTCTCGACATCCGGCGGCCGGCGATCGCCAAGGCGCTCGCCAGCTACCAGGTCGACACCGTCGTGCACGCGGCGCCGTCGATCATGGATGCCGCCGCGCATTCCCCGGCCATCAAAGAACTCAACGTCGTCGGTTCCATGCAGGTCTGTGCCGCCTGCCAGCGGACACCGAGCGTGAAACGACTGATCCTGCGCTCCACCGCGATGATCTACGGGGCCAGTGCGGCCGACCCCGCCTACTTCACCGAGAGCACTCCGGCGCGCCGAGAGCCGCGCCGCGGCTACGGGCGCGACATGCTCGACGTCGAGGGCTACGCCCGCGGGCTGGCTCGTCGCCGACAGGACATCGAGGTGACGATCCTGCGCCCGCAGGCGATCCTCGGCCCGCGGATCGCGACGCGGATGAGTTCGTATCTCTCACTGCCGCTGGTTCCGGTGGTGATCGGCCGGCAGGCGCGGCTGCAGTTCCTGCATGAAGAGGACGCGCTCGGCGCTCTGGAACGGGCGACTCTGCGCCCGGTCGCCGGCACCTTCAACCTCGCGGGCGACGGGGTGGTGACCCTGGCTCAGGCTGTTCACCGCGCCGGTCATGTGCCGCTGCCGGTTCCCGCGCCGCTGATCGCTCCGCTGACCGGAGTTCTCCGCGAAGGGCGGGTGCCGACCATCCGCTCCGAGCAGGAGAGCTATCTCGCGTTCGGGCGCGTGCTCGACACCACGCGGATGCGTAACGAACTGAGGTTCGAGCCGCGCTACACGACGCTGGAGACGCTCGACGATTTCATCGAACGGGGCGGCACCGAACCGCTGATCGGCGCGGGCACCTGGCGAGCGCTGGAACGTCGTGCGGTGTCGGCCGCCACTGCGATCCAGTGA
- a CDS encoding 30S ribosomal protein bS22, which translates to MGSVIKKRRKRMSKKKHRKLLRRTRVQRRKLGK; encoded by the coding sequence GTGGGTTCAGTGATCAAGAAGCGCCGCAAGCGCATGTCGAAGAAGAAGCACCGCAAGCTGCTTCGCCGGACACGCGTGCAGCGCCGCAAGCTCGGTAAGTGA
- a CDS encoding helix-turn-helix domain-containing protein, whose protein sequence is MAAADKPGDRTDFTEARVSNANSASQFLTVAEVAALMRVSKMTVYRLVHNGELPAVRVGRSFRVHAKAVHDYLETSYFDAG, encoded by the coding sequence ATGGCTGCAGCAGACAAGCCTGGGGACAGGACCGACTTCACCGAAGCGCGCGTGTCAAACGCCAATTCGGCTTCGCAGTTCCTGACCGTCGCCGAGGTCGCCGCGCTGATGCGCGTCTCGAAGATGACCGTGTACCGGTTGGTGCACAACGGTGAACTGCCCGCCGTCCGCGTGGGTCGCTCGTTCCGGGTTCACGCCAAGGCGGTTCACGACTACCTGGAGACCTCCTACTTCGACGCCGGATAG
- the proC gene encoding pyrroline-5-carboxylate reductase encodes MSERIAIIGGGKIGEALLAGLINSGKPIRDLVVVERSPERRSELADDYGIRVTDDARDAAEGAQVVVIAVKPDAVDAVLRDLSRADDPGETERITVTLVAGIPSSHYEAALPAGAPVVRVMPNTPMLVNEAMSAISPGRYADDEQVAVTARLMESVGAVMVVPEKQMDAVTAISGSGPAYFFLLVEALTDAGVGLGLTRAQALELAGQTLKGAGQLLVDSGMSPVELRAAVTSPGGTTAAALREFERYGLRHAAGEAARAAAELSRQSARRVELETSRGGVANSADRSSAEG; translated from the coding sequence ATGAGTGAACGCATCGCGATCATCGGCGGAGGGAAGATCGGCGAAGCGCTGCTCGCCGGCCTGATCAATTCCGGCAAGCCGATCCGCGACCTGGTCGTGGTCGAGCGCAGTCCGGAGCGGCGGTCCGAACTGGCCGACGACTACGGGATCCGGGTGACCGATGACGCCCGCGACGCGGCCGAGGGCGCGCAGGTGGTCGTCATCGCAGTGAAGCCGGACGCCGTGGACGCGGTGCTGCGCGATCTGTCGCGCGCCGACGACCCGGGGGAGACCGAGCGGATCACGGTCACCCTGGTGGCGGGGATCCCGTCGTCGCATTACGAGGCCGCACTGCCGGCCGGCGCGCCGGTGGTCCGGGTGATGCCCAACACCCCGATGTTGGTCAACGAGGCGATGAGTGCGATCAGTCCCGGCCGCTACGCCGACGATGAGCAGGTGGCGGTCACGGCGCGCCTGATGGAGAGCGTGGGCGCCGTGATGGTGGTGCCGGAGAAGCAGATGGACGCGGTGACCGCGATCTCGGGATCCGGCCCGGCGTACTTCTTCCTCCTCGTGGAGGCACTGACCGACGCGGGCGTCGGACTCGGGCTGACCCGTGCTCAGGCTCTCGAGCTCGCCGGACAGACCCTCAAGGGCGCAGGCCAACTACTCGTCGACTCCGGCATGTCGCCGGTGGAACTGCGCGCTGCGGTCACGTCGCCCGGCGGCACCACCGCGGCCGCGTTGCGGGAGTTCGAGCGCTACGGCCTGCGGCATGCCGCAGGCGAAGCAGCGCGGGCGGCCGCCGAACTCAGCAGGCAGTCCGCACGTCGAGTCGAGCTTGAGACTTCCCGGGGAGGTGTCGCGAATTCCGCGGACCGATCCTCCGCCGAGGGTTAG
- a CDS encoding thioesterase family protein: MSTALADLLDFTVVDRSTEEGIVRYRGVIPDVFTIGPKVHGGSVQMMVSHVARRALGELAAGDDVVRLGDVTALAVASDYLAAPDPAELDFAVRIVKRGRTVSLARVDVTQGGRSMVTSTVTLGRLDAGEPRHREPTLLDDLSPVPDENALGLEGTPLGEVMHLAPAVDLAIDPDWFPALRGQTGPPVTRGWIRVKDAGAQPTGLDREFPVLVCDISPPVVMNLGLFGWAPTVQLTTYVRRRPQPGWLRFAANSTEVGRGMFAEDHVVVDEAGALVAQSRQLALIPSGA, from the coding sequence ATGTCGACCGCATTGGCTGACCTGCTCGACTTCACCGTCGTCGACCGGTCGACCGAGGAGGGCATCGTCCGGTATCGCGGCGTGATTCCGGACGTGTTCACGATCGGGCCGAAGGTGCACGGCGGCAGTGTGCAGATGATGGTCTCGCACGTCGCGCGCCGGGCGCTGGGCGAACTCGCCGCCGGCGACGACGTGGTGCGGCTCGGCGACGTCACCGCGCTGGCCGTCGCCAGCGACTACCTCGCGGCCCCCGATCCCGCCGAACTGGACTTCGCGGTCCGGATCGTGAAACGGGGCCGCACCGTCTCGCTGGCTCGGGTGGACGTGACGCAGGGCGGACGGTCGATGGTCACCTCGACGGTCACTCTGGGCCGACTCGACGCCGGGGAGCCGCGCCACCGCGAACCCACGTTGCTCGACGACCTGTCGCCGGTGCCGGACGAGAACGCGCTCGGACTGGAGGGGACACCGCTCGGCGAGGTGATGCATCTGGCACCGGCGGTGGATCTGGCGATCGATCCGGACTGGTTCCCGGCGCTGCGCGGGCAAACCGGGCCGCCCGTCACGCGCGGCTGGATCCGGGTGAAGGACGCCGGCGCGCAGCCGACCGGCCTCGACCGGGAGTTCCCGGTGCTGGTGTGCGACATCTCGCCGCCGGTCGTGATGAATCTCGGGCTGTTCGGGTGGGCCCCGACGGTGCAACTCACCACCTATGTGCGCCGGCGCCCGCAACCGGGCTGGCTGCGCTTCGCGGCGAACAGCACCGAGGTCGGCCGGGGTATGTTCGCCGAGGATCATGTCGTCGTCGACGAAGCCGGTGCCCTGGTCGCGCAGTCTCGTCAACTGGCCCTGATCCCGTCGGGCGCCTGA
- a CDS encoding sugar phosphate isomerase/epimerase family protein has product MRPEIPIGLSTASVYPQNTEAAFAYAAEIGYDGVELMVWSDPVSQDVSHVAHLSQKYQVPVLSVHAPCLLISQRVWGRDPSAKLVRSVQAAEDLGADTVVVHPPFRWQRDYVRGFDRLVRRLEAETDVRVAVENMFPMRADRLFGAGARSAQRMAERGGAPGLSASAFGKSIDPTDHGYDSYTLDLSHSATAGVDALAMLERMGGGMRHLHLTDGTGAATDEHLIPGDGTQPVIEVCRRLAAGDFAGAVVLEVHTGSAKSKAERTAMLTRSLEFARRHLVRNDNEETHVDRIG; this is encoded by the coding sequence GTGCGACCGGAGATCCCGATCGGCCTGTCGACGGCATCGGTCTATCCGCAGAACACCGAGGCGGCGTTCGCGTACGCGGCTGAGATCGGCTACGACGGCGTCGAGCTGATGGTGTGGAGCGATCCGGTGAGCCAGGACGTCTCGCACGTCGCGCATCTGTCGCAGAAGTACCAGGTGCCGGTGCTGTCGGTGCATGCGCCGTGCCTGCTGATCAGCCAGCGGGTCTGGGGCCGGGATCCGTCGGCCAAGCTGGTGAGGTCGGTGCAGGCGGCCGAGGACCTCGGGGCCGACACCGTCGTGGTGCACCCGCCGTTCCGCTGGCAGCGCGACTACGTCCGGGGCTTCGATCGGCTGGTCCGGCGGCTGGAGGCGGAGACCGACGTACGGGTCGCCGTGGAGAACATGTTCCCGATGCGCGCCGACCGGCTGTTCGGCGCGGGTGCGCGGTCGGCCCAGCGCATGGCCGAGCGCGGCGGGGCGCCCGGCCTGAGCGCGTCGGCGTTCGGCAAATCGATCGACCCGACCGACCACGGCTACGACAGCTACACCCTGGACCTGTCGCATTCGGCGACCGCGGGGGTGGACGCTCTGGCGATGCTGGAGCGGATGGGAGGCGGGATGCGCCACCTGCACCTGACCGACGGCACCGGTGCGGCCACCGACGAGCACCTGATCCCCGGCGACGGCACGCAGCCGGTGATCGAGGTCTGCCGCCGGCTCGCCGCAGGAGACTTCGCCGGCGCCGTGGTGCTCGAGGTGCACACCGGCTCGGCCAAGAGCAAGGCCGAGCGCACCGCCATGCTGACTCGTTCTCTGGAGTTCGCCCGCCGGCATCTGGTTCGCAACGACAACGAGGAGACCCATGTCGACCGCATTGGCTGA
- a CDS encoding Ppx/GppA phosphatase family protein, translating into MRLGVLDVGSNTVHMLVVDARPGGPPAAMSSTKAVLRLAEQIDDDGKMTAEGSAALVTTIRDFTTIAESSGCGEIMAFATSAVRDATNSDEVLKKVKKTSGLDVFVLSGVDEARLTSLAVRRWYGWSAGRILALDIGGGSLEMSNGLDEEPEVAISLPLGAGRITREWLREDPPDRRRIGVLRDWLDAELKTPAKRLREPGKPNLAVGSSKTFRSLARLTGAAPSSAGPRVRRTVTQDGIRQLISFISRMTTADRAELEGVSADRAPQIVAGALVAEATMRALGVDTLEICPWALREGVILRRLDSEPAGPMTTATP; encoded by the coding sequence GTGAGACTCGGAGTGCTCGATGTGGGCAGCAACACGGTGCACATGCTCGTCGTCGACGCACGCCCCGGCGGGCCGCCGGCGGCGATGAGTTCGACCAAAGCGGTGCTCCGGCTGGCCGAGCAGATCGACGACGACGGCAAGATGACTGCCGAGGGCTCCGCCGCGCTGGTGACCACCATCCGCGACTTCACCACCATCGCCGAATCGTCCGGCTGCGGCGAGATCATGGCGTTCGCCACCTCGGCGGTCCGGGATGCGACGAACTCCGACGAGGTGCTCAAGAAGGTCAAGAAGACCTCTGGCCTGGACGTGTTCGTCCTCAGCGGCGTCGACGAGGCACGGCTGACCTCGCTCGCGGTACGTCGCTGGTACGGGTGGAGCGCCGGACGCATCCTCGCCCTCGACATCGGCGGCGGCTCGCTGGAGATGTCCAACGGACTCGACGAGGAGCCCGAGGTGGCGATCTCGTTGCCGCTGGGAGCGGGCCGGATCACGCGGGAGTGGCTGCGCGAGGACCCGCCCGATCGCCGCCGGATCGGCGTGCTGCGGGACTGGCTCGACGCCGAGCTCAAGACGCCGGCCAAACGGCTGCGCGAGCCGGGCAAGCCGAACCTCGCGGTGGGCTCGTCCAAGACGTTCCGCTCGCTGGCGCGCCTGACCGGCGCGGCGCCGTCCAGCGCCGGTCCCCGGGTGCGTCGCACCGTGACGCAGGACGGCATCCGGCAGCTCATCTCGTTCATCTCACGGATGACCACCGCCGACCGCGCCGAACTGGAAGGCGTCAGTGCCGACCGCGCCCCGCAGATCGTGGCCGGGGCGCTCGTCGCCGAGGCGACCATGCGGGCGCTGGGCGTGGACACCCTGGAGATCTGTCCGTGGGCGCTGCGCGAGGGAGTGATTCTGCGGCGGCTCGACAGCGAGCCCGCCGGACCGATGACCACGGCCACCCCGTAG
- a CDS encoding response regulator transcription factor — MTHVLIVEDEEALADPLAFLLRKEGFEASIINDGAKAVAAFERLGPDIVLLDLMLPGMSGTEICKVIRAKSSVPVIMVTARDSEIDKVVGLELGADDYITKPYSARELIARIRAVLRRGGAVAEEEDLATGVLEVGPVRMDVQRHTVTVSGNDVTLPLKEFDLLEYLLRNAGRVLTRSQLIDRVWGADYVGDTKTLDVHVKRLRSKIEPDPSQPRHLITLRGLGYKFEP, encoded by the coding sequence TTGACGCACGTACTGATCGTCGAAGACGAGGAAGCCCTGGCCGACCCCTTGGCCTTTCTGCTCCGCAAGGAGGGTTTCGAGGCCAGCATCATCAACGACGGCGCGAAGGCCGTCGCGGCGTTCGAGCGCCTCGGGCCGGACATCGTCCTTCTCGACTTGATGCTGCCCGGCATGTCCGGCACCGAGATCTGCAAGGTGATCCGGGCTAAGTCGTCGGTGCCGGTGATCATGGTGACCGCGCGCGACAGCGAGATCGACAAGGTGGTCGGCCTGGAACTCGGTGCCGACGACTACATCACCAAGCCGTACTCGGCCCGCGAGCTGATCGCCAGGATCCGGGCGGTGCTGCGCCGTGGCGGCGCGGTGGCCGAAGAAGAGGATCTCGCCACCGGAGTCCTGGAGGTGGGGCCGGTTCGCATGGACGTCCAGCGGCACACCGTCACCGTCTCCGGGAACGACGTGACCCTGCCGCTCAAGGAGTTCGATCTCCTCGAGTACCTGCTGCGCAACGCCGGCCGGGTGCTCACCCGCAGCCAGCTGATCGACCGGGTGTGGGGTGCGGACTACGTCGGCGACACGAAGACCCTCGACGTCCACGTCAAGCGGTTGCGCTCCAAGATCGAGCCGGACCCCTCCCAGCCCCGGCACCTGATCACCCTCCGCGGGCTGGGCTACAAGTTCGAGCCCTGA
- a CDS encoding sensor histidine kinase, whose product MSESTGGPSAPDEQTGTGISGPAFVDDEAVTYNPDGSVSRGGLLNLLVTHSESGMAVVDADHRIVLFNQRAVELGLLRDALADPVAVAVTEAFVTGVEQRFEFVPPVSSLGFVSTGRTMPRTIENVRCVVNIAEHGTSRYALVYGEDDSTNLRVEATRRDFAANVSHELKTPLGAISLMAEAMLESRDDPLAVEHFGHRVLHEATRMSTLINELIGLSRLQEGKIDEFTEVDVDTLIDDALSSAAVSAEVGQIELVSDGPSGFTVSGDRTMLITALNNLIVNAVNHSQPTDVVSVSRKVVEMDGEQMVAIAVTDRGIGIAPADQQRVFERFFRVDKARSRATGGTGLGLAIVKHVAASHGGHIGLWSKPGTGSTFTLYIPIMNGVRDDEPPVPGTSSDPQNATHHTTKERTP is encoded by the coding sequence GTGTCCGAGTCCACCGGCGGTCCCAGCGCGCCCGATGAGCAGACAGGCACCGGCATCTCCGGTCCGGCCTTCGTCGACGACGAGGCGGTCACCTACAACCCGGACGGCTCGGTCTCCCGCGGCGGTCTCCTGAACCTTCTGGTCACCCACTCCGAATCCGGAATGGCCGTGGTGGACGCCGACCACCGGATCGTGCTGTTCAATCAGCGGGCCGTCGAGCTCGGTCTGCTTCGCGATGCCCTCGCCGACCCGGTGGCGGTCGCCGTCACCGAGGCCTTCGTGACCGGCGTCGAGCAGCGGTTCGAGTTCGTGCCGCCGGTGTCGAGCCTCGGCTTCGTGTCGACCGGGCGCACCATGCCCCGCACCATCGAGAACGTCCGTTGCGTGGTGAACATCGCCGAGCACGGCACCTCGCGCTATGCGCTCGTGTACGGGGAAGACGACTCGACCAACCTGCGGGTGGAGGCCACTCGCCGGGACTTCGCCGCCAACGTCTCGCACGAGTTGAAGACCCCGCTCGGCGCGATCAGCCTGATGGCCGAGGCGATGCTGGAGTCCCGCGACGACCCGCTCGCCGTCGAGCACTTCGGTCATCGTGTGCTGCACGAAGCGACCCGCATGAGCACGCTCATCAACGAGCTGATCGGTCTCTCCCGGCTGCAGGAGGGGAAGATCGACGAGTTCACCGAGGTCGACGTCGACACCCTGATCGACGACGCGCTCAGTTCGGCGGCGGTGAGCGCTGAGGTCGGACAGATCGAATTGGTCAGCGACGGCCCGTCGGGATTCACAGTCTCCGGCGACCGCACCATGCTCATCACCGCGCTCAACAATCTCATCGTCAACGCCGTCAACCACTCGCAGCCCACGGACGTGGTCTCGGTCAGCCGCAAGGTGGTCGAGATGGACGGCGAGCAGATGGTGGCGATCGCGGTGACTGATCGGGGCATCGGCATCGCGCCCGCCGACCAGCAGCGCGTGTTCGAGCGATTCTTCCGCGTCGACAAGGCGCGGTCACGGGCGACCGGTGGCACCGGCCTCGGCCTGGCGATCGTCAAGCACGTCGCCGCCAGTCACGGCGGGCACATCGGCCTGTGGAGCAAACCCGGCACCGGATCGACCTTCACCCTGTACATCCCGATCATGAACGGTGTGCGCGACGACGAGCCGCCGGTACCCGGGACGTCATCCGACCCCCAGAACGCAACGCACCACACAACTAAGGAACGCACGCCTTGA
- a CDS encoding GNAT family N-acetyltransferase, which produces MTDGELTVTHLAERERYRAEIDEDGAPVEVGYIDYTRDAGHADGDRLALTHTVVFDRYGGRGYAAELVRQVLDDVRADGNKVVPVCSYVVRYLEKHPEYSDLVASSS; this is translated from the coding sequence ATGACTGACGGGGAACTCACGGTGACGCATCTGGCTGAGCGCGAACGTTATCGCGCGGAGATCGACGAGGACGGCGCGCCGGTCGAGGTCGGATACATCGACTACACGCGGGACGCCGGGCACGCCGACGGCGATCGTCTCGCCCTCACGCACACCGTCGTCTTCGACCGCTACGGCGGCCGCGGCTACGCGGCGGAACTGGTGCGACAGGTGCTCGACGACGTGCGCGCCGACGGCAACAAAGTGGTGCCCGTCTGCTCGTACGTGGTCCGGTACCTGGAGAAGCATCCGGAGTACTCCGACCTGGTCGCGTCGTCGTCCTAG
- a CDS encoding phosphoglyceromutase, which produces MSNGKLILMRHGESEWNASNQFTGWVDVDLTDKGRAEAVRAGELLTEKGLLPDVLYTSLLRRAITTANIALDNADRHWIPVVRDWRLNERHYGALQGLNKAETKAKYGDEQFMLWRRSYDTPPPAIEPDAEYSQVGDPRYDGIQVPLTECLLDVVERLIPYFDETIGAELRAGKNVLVAAHGNSLRALVKHLDRISDEDIAQLNIPTGNPLVYEVTDELRSVSPSGDPLAPSGAYLDPEAAAAGAAAVAAQGSK; this is translated from the coding sequence ATGAGCAACGGCAAGCTGATCCTGATGCGTCACGGCGAATCCGAGTGGAACGCCTCCAACCAGTTCACCGGCTGGGTGGACGTCGACCTGACTGACAAGGGTCGTGCCGAAGCGGTGCGGGCGGGTGAGCTCCTCACCGAGAAGGGCCTGCTGCCCGACGTGCTGTACACCTCGCTCCTGCGCCGAGCGATCACCACGGCGAACATCGCGCTCGACAACGCCGACCGGCACTGGATCCCGGTGGTCCGGGACTGGCGGCTCAACGAGCGCCATTACGGTGCGCTGCAGGGCCTGAACAAGGCCGAGACCAAGGCCAAGTACGGCGACGAGCAGTTCATGCTGTGGCGTCGCAGCTACGACACCCCGCCCCCGGCTATTGAGCCCGACGCCGAGTACAGCCAGGTGGGCGATCCCCGGTACGACGGGATCCAGGTTCCCCTCACCGAGTGCCTGCTCGACGTCGTCGAGCGCCTGATCCCGTACTTCGACGAGACCATCGGCGCCGAGCTCAGGGCGGGCAAGAACGTTCTCGTTGCGGCGCACGGCAATTCGCTGCGCGCCCTGGTGAAGCACCTCGACCGGATCTCCGACGAGGACATTGCGCAGCTGAACATCCCGACCGGCAACCCGCTGGTGTACGAGGTGACCGACGAACTGCGCTCGGTGTCCCCGAGCGGCGACCCGCTGGCCCCCAGCGGCGCCTACCTGGACCCGGAGGCAGCGGCCGCCGGTGCCGCCGCCGTCGCCGCCCAGGGCAGCAAGTAA
- a CDS encoding 4-coumarate--CoA ligase family protein, with the protein MSFRNPYDDVEIPNVSVYDYLFGSIADEDLDRTALIDARNGATTTYRGLIGSIDAAAGALAARGIGVGDVVAVLSPNVPAFATVFHGILRAGGTATTLNALFTAKDVAKQLTDSKAKMIVTISLLSPQAIEAAREVGLSDENVIILDGEGQEASGHPNAVDLLGTGLPAPDVSFDPATHLAVLPYSSGTTGNPKGVMLTHRNLVANVAQIEPLNGMTPDDVVLAVLPFFHIYGMTVLLNAALKARAALFVMPRFDMVEFLEGIQKHKITYAFIAPPVAVALAKHPIVDKYDLSSVHTMLSGAAPLDAELGHAVAKRLNLRMLQGYGMSELSPVSHIIPFDGGEQTRGVLAPLSSVGWAVPNTENRLVDPATGEDIDIPAEGVSEPGELWVKGPNVMAGYLNNDKATAETIDADGFLHTGDMATVDSTGCITIVDRLKELIKYKGYQVPPAELEALLLTHPQVADVAVVGALDDEGEEVPKAFVVVQEGQELTAEQVMEFTAERVAPYKKVRQVEFIAQIPKSASGKILRKDLRK; encoded by the coding sequence ATGAGCTTCCGCAATCCGTACGACGACGTCGAGATCCCGAATGTCAGCGTCTACGACTACCTGTTCGGCTCGATCGCCGACGAGGACCTCGACCGCACCGCCCTGATCGATGCGCGCAACGGCGCGACCACCACCTACCGCGGGCTGATCGGTTCGATCGACGCGGCCGCCGGCGCTCTGGCCGCCCGCGGCATCGGCGTCGGCGACGTGGTCGCCGTTCTGTCGCCGAACGTTCCGGCCTTCGCGACCGTCTTCCACGGCATCCTCCGGGCAGGCGGCACCGCGACGACGCTCAACGCGCTCTTCACCGCGAAGGACGTCGCCAAGCAGCTCACCGATTCCAAGGCCAAGATGATCGTCACGATCTCGCTGCTCTCGCCGCAGGCGATCGAGGCCGCGCGCGAGGTGGGCCTCAGCGACGAGAACGTCATCATCCTCGACGGTGAGGGCCAGGAGGCCAGCGGTCACCCCAACGCGGTGGACCTGCTCGGCACCGGTCTGCCGGCCCCGGACGTGTCCTTCGATCCGGCCACGCATCTCGCCGTGCTGCCGTACAGCTCGGGCACCACCGGCAACCCCAAGGGCGTCATGCTGACGCACCGGAATCTGGTGGCGAATGTCGCACAGATCGAGCCGCTCAACGGCATGACCCCCGACGACGTGGTGCTCGCGGTGCTTCCGTTCTTCCACATCTACGGCATGACGGTGCTGCTCAACGCCGCGCTCAAGGCGCGCGCAGCGCTGTTCGTGATGCCTCGCTTCGACATGGTCGAGTTCCTGGAGGGCATCCAGAAGCACAAGATCACCTACGCGTTCATCGCGCCGCCGGTGGCCGTCGCCCTGGCCAAGCATCCGATCGTCGACAAGTACGACCTCTCCTCGGTGCACACCATGCTCTCGGGCGCCGCGCCGCTGGACGCCGAACTCGGCCACGCCGTGGCCAAGCGCCTGAACCTGCGCATGCTGCAGGGCTACGGCATGAGCGAGCTCTCGCCGGTCAGCCACATCATCCCGTTCGACGGCGGAGAGCAGACCCGAGGCGTGCTGGCGCCGCTGTCGTCGGTCGGGTGGGCCGTGCCGAACACGGAGAACCGACTGGTCGACCCGGCCACCGGTGAGGACATCGACATCCCGGCCGAGGGCGTGTCCGAGCCCGGCGAGCTCTGGGTCAAGGGTCCCAACGTGATGGCCGGGTACCTGAACAACGACAAGGCGACCGCCGAGACCATCGACGCCGACGGCTTCCTGCACACCGGCGACATGGCGACCGTCGACTCGACCGGCTGCATCACCATCGTCGACCGCCTCAAGGAACTCATCAAGTACAAGGGCTACCAGGTGCCGCCGGCCGAGCTGGAGGCCCTGCTGCTGACCCACCCGCAGGTCGCCGACGTCGCCGTGGTCGGTGCGCTCGACGACGAGGGCGAGGAGGTGCCCAAGGCGTTCGTCGTGGTCCAGGAAGGCCAGGAGCTGACCGCCGAGCAGGTCATGGAGTTCACCGCCGAGCGCGTCGCCCCGTACAAGAAGGTCCGGCAGGTGGAGTTCATCGCCCAGATCCCGAAGTCCGCGTCGGGCAAGATCCTCCGCAAGGATCTCCGTAAGTAG
- a CDS encoding type III secretion system chaperone family protein: protein MTDPAQQNLATLEAVLTESGIDYVRKDSGGAKSEHVVVELPGERKLKTTVLLTAGVHGVRVEAFVCRHADENHLAFCRYLLVRNRRLYGVAYTLDNVGDVYLIGRISPEALTREEVDRVLGQVLEAADGDFNKLLEIGFLTSIHREWAWRTARGEPMANLQAFAHLIDEAKLPEIGPLDTGDPVSIDEATPGGGEMD, encoded by the coding sequence ATGACCGACCCCGCCCAGCAGAACCTGGCGACTCTCGAGGCGGTGCTCACCGAATCGGGCATCGACTACGTGCGCAAGGACTCCGGCGGCGCCAAGTCCGAGCACGTCGTCGTCGAGCTGCCCGGTGAACGCAAGCTCAAGACCACCGTGCTGCTGACAGCCGGCGTCCACGGGGTGCGTGTGGAGGCGTTCGTCTGCCGGCACGCCGACGAGAACCATCTCGCGTTCTGTCGCTATCTCCTGGTCCGGAACCGCCGACTCTACGGGGTGGCGTACACGCTCGACAACGTCGGGGACGTGTACCTGATCGGCCGGATCTCCCCGGAAGCGCTGACCCGGGAGGAGGTCGACCGCGTCCTCGGACAGGTGCTCGAAGCGGCGGACGGCGACTTCAACAAGCTGCTGGAGATCGGTTTCCTCACGTCGATCCATCGCGAGTGGGCCTGGCGGACGGCGCGCGGCGAGCCGATGGCGAACCTGCAGGCGTTCGCCCACCTGATCGACGAGGCGAAGCTGCCGGAGATCGGCCCGCTGGACACCGGAGATCCGGTGTCGATCGACGAAGCCACGCCCGGCGGCGGCGAGATGGACTGA